From one Streptomyces mobaraensis genomic stretch:
- a CDS encoding HU family DNA-binding protein: protein MNRSELVAALADRAEVTRKDADAVLAALAETVGEVVAKGDEKVTIPGFLTFERTHRAARTARNPQTGEPIQIAAGYSVKVSAGSKLKEAAKGK, encoded by the coding sequence ATGAACCGCAGTGAGCTGGTGGCCGCTCTGGCCGACCGTGCCGAGGTGACCCGCAAGGACGCCGACGCCGTTCTGGCCGCCCTCGCCGAGACCGTCGGTGAGGTCGTCGCCAAGGGCGACGAGAAGGTGACCATCCCCGGCTTCCTGACCTTCGAGCGCACCCACCGTGCCGCTCGCACCGCCCGTAACCCGCAGACGGGCGAGCCGATCCAGATCGCTGCCGGTTACAGCGTGAAGGTCTCCGCGGGCTCCAAGCTCAAGGAAGCCGCGAAGGGCAAGTAA